From Vigna unguiculata cultivar IT97K-499-35 chromosome 5, ASM411807v1, whole genome shotgun sequence, the proteins below share one genomic window:
- the LOC114185911 gene encoding DCN1-like protein 2 — protein sequence MDASRIDIFEIYRRFSDIKSGHACIAGEEGYRQDSDLHKAKVSREALTQLSKLVESRVSTGVSIFDEIFVLMSHLGLRVDFAEFSRFYDFVFFMCREDGQKNITVSRAVTAWKLVLAGRFSLLHPWCDFVEKNQRYNISEDTWQQVLAFSWCTRENLEAYDPEGAWPVLIDDFVEHMYRMQESYYDNSNFHCQCGDPESQSCVLEDSLPGLSNFSGVKRKSYEDFNKNDHMDANDVVFSHCKKSRPKDAADFEEYPSGNTAEDFMETSTQNSPLCSSMSPCAVEGVLSKGFAGLLSTRSYVQFSEERRASF from the exons ATGGATGCCTCTCGGATCGACATATTTGAGATTTACCGAAGATTCTCTG ACATAAAATCAGGACATGCATGCATTGCTGGGGAAGAAGGGTACAGACAAGACAGTGACCTTCATAAGGCTAAGGTCTCAAGGGAGGCGCTCACACAGCTCTCAAAGTTGGTGGAGTCTCGAGTTAGTACAGG GGTATCaatttttgatgaaatttttgTGCTCATGTCTCATCTGGGTTTGAGG GTGGACTTTGCAGAATTCTCTCGGTtctatgattttgttttcttcatgtGTCGTGAAGATGGTCAAAAGAACATTA CTGTAAGCAGGGCGGTAACTGCATGGAAATTAGTTCTTGCTGGGCGGTTTTCACTGCTTCATCCGTGGTGTGATTTTGTTGAG AAAAACCAACGGTACAATATCTCTGAGGATACCTGGCAACAGGTTTTAGCTTTCAGCTGGTGTACCCGTGAAAATCTGGAAGCCTATGATCCTGAAG GTGCTTGGCCAGTTTTAATAGATGATTTTGTCGAGCACATGTACAG GATGCAAGAATCATATTATGATAATTCCAACTTCCATTGCCAGTGTGGTGATCCAGAATCTCAGTCATGTGTTTTGGAGGATTCCCTTCCTG GGCTGAGTAATTTTTCTGGTGTGAAGAGGAAGTCATATGAAGACTTCAACAAAAATGATCATATGGATGCCAACGATGTTGTTTTTTCACATTGTAAAAAAAGTAGACCTAAGGATGCAGCAGATTTTGAGGAGTATCCATCAGGGAATACAGCAGAGGATTTTATGGAAACTAGTACACAAAATAGCCCATTGTGTTCATCTATGTCCCCATGTGCAGTTGAAGGGGTTCTGTCTAAGGGATTTGCTGGACTACTCTCAACTCGTTCCTATGTGCAGTTTAGTGAGGAGAGAAGAGCTTCGTTTTGA